The following proteins come from a genomic window of Deinococcus sp. KSM4-11:
- a CDS encoding HupE/UreJ family protein, translating to MRTSPVLTALLLASTASAHSGAHTSGVLAGLEHPLTGTDHLLAMVAVGLLAAPFGRRGLWLPAAFMACMLLGALAGVQGVALPFAEQGIAVSVVVLGLLLAFAARPPLGALAVLVGVMGAFHGHAHGSELPADLNALEFFAGFTLSTAALHAAGVSAGRLGQHLSAPVLRWTGMGLAVVGGSLLLGA from the coding sequence ATGCGAACGTCACCTGTCCTGACCGCCCTGCTCCTCGCCTCGACCGCCTCTGCCCACAGCGGGGCGCACACCTCTGGAGTGCTCGCCGGGCTGGAACATCCGCTGACCGGCACCGATCATCTGCTGGCGATGGTGGCGGTCGGTCTCCTGGCCGCTCCCTTCGGTCGGCGCGGCCTGTGGCTGCCCGCCGCGTTCATGGCGTGCATGCTGCTGGGCGCGCTGGCTGGCGTCCAGGGCGTGGCGCTGCCGTTCGCGGAACAGGGCATCGCCGTGAGCGTCGTGGTGCTGGGCCTGCTGCTCGCGTTCGCGGCGCGTCCGCCGTTGGGTGCCCTGGCCGTGCTCGTGGGCGTGATGGGCGCGTTCCATGGACACGCGCACGGCTCTGAACTTCCGGCGGATCTCAACGCGCTGGAATTCTTCGCGGGCTTCACGCTGAGCACCGCCGCGCTCCATGCCGCTGGCGTCAGTGCCGGTCGCCTGGGCCAGCACCTCTCCGCGCCGGTGCTGCGCTGGACCGGGATGGGCCTCGCCGTGGTGGGCGGCAGCCTGCTGCTGGGAGCATGA
- the urtB gene encoding urea ABC transporter permease subunit UrtB, with translation MDFTFLSGQLFTGLSVASILLLAALGLALSFGLMRVINMAHGEFLMVGGYLTYLAAQWAGPNFLWVAFPLAFLGAGLLGAVMEFTVIRRLYGRPLDTLLATFGISLILQQAARQLFGSTGVPVTAPTWLSGAVVVHGGVLDGLTFPYVRLFVIALALIVLGGMWWLLNRSTFGMHVRAVNGNREMAAALGVNTRSLDMLVFALGAGIAGIAGVGLALIAPVNPTVGASYIVNAFLVVVVGGVGSVLGGAVAAVLLGFITALAEGLTSVSLAQAILLVAVVAFLQWKPRGLFPTQSRALEEA, from the coding sequence ATGGACTTCACCTTTTTGTCTGGTCAGCTGTTCACGGGCCTCTCGGTCGCGTCGATCCTGCTGCTGGCTGCGCTCGGCCTGGCCCTGAGTTTCGGATTGATGCGCGTGATCAACATGGCGCACGGCGAGTTCCTGATGGTCGGCGGGTACCTCACGTACCTCGCCGCGCAGTGGGCCGGGCCAAACTTCCTGTGGGTGGCATTCCCGCTGGCCTTCCTGGGGGCGGGCCTACTCGGCGCCGTCATGGAATTCACCGTGATCCGCCGCCTGTACGGCCGCCCGCTGGACACGCTGCTCGCCACCTTCGGGATCAGCCTGATCCTGCAGCAGGCCGCCCGCCAGCTCTTCGGTTCGACAGGCGTGCCCGTCACCGCGCCCACGTGGCTGAGCGGGGCGGTCGTCGTCCACGGCGGCGTGCTGGACGGCCTGACCTTCCCGTACGTGCGCCTCTTCGTGATCGCCCTGGCGCTGATCGTGCTGGGCGGGATGTGGTGGCTGCTGAACCGCTCCACCTTCGGCATGCACGTCCGCGCCGTGAACGGGAACCGGGAAATGGCCGCCGCGCTGGGCGTGAACACCCGCTCGCTGGACATGCTGGTCTTCGCGCTGGGCGCCGGGATCGCGGGCATTGCCGGCGTGGGCCTCGCGCTGATCGCCCCGGTCAACCCGACGGTCGGCGCGTCGTACATCGTGAACGCCTTCCTGGTGGTCGTGGTCGGCGGGGTGGGCAGCGTGCTGGGCGGCGCGGTCGCGGCCGTGCTGCTGGGCTTCATCACAGCGCTGGCCGAGGGGCTGACCAGCGTGAGCCTGGCGCAGGCGATCTTGCTGGTGGCCGTCGTGGCCTTCTTGCAGTGGAAGCCGCGCGGCCTGTTCCCGACCCAGTCCAGAGCGCTCGAGGAGGCGTGA
- a CDS encoding ABC transporter permease codes for MTSGDLLILAWRGLTRRPVRTLLTTLGLSVAVAGMVVFLSLGEGIRQVFTGQFRSVGPDVQLTLDGAQSGLLPPPNLPESVVARVRAAATPLGATQVTPVVTLLKQALDPTQSAVYYGLPAAQGIGALFEGLQAAQGRVLAAADEGQPVAVLGQSAARNAGARVGGTVDVLGTAVRVVGILEGGHGLNDTFTFLPLRTLQRLSGAPGQVSLVAVTLRNPGRAAPVAATLAHTLKLEGQTRGDVLAVINRALRVTDAARIGISVVALIVGGLAVANTVAMGVFERVREFGTLRAIGARPAFVRALVLTESALLSLAAGAAGLLVGVAGNAGVNAYTQDLAGIDAASLTPALALVALGVSLGLGLLAALIPARSAARLPVVEALSRL; via the coding sequence GTGACTTCCGGCGACCTCCTGATCCTGGCATGGCGCGGCCTAACCCGCCGCCCGGTGCGTACCCTGCTGACCACACTGGGCCTGAGCGTGGCGGTGGCAGGCATGGTGGTGTTCCTGTCGCTGGGCGAGGGCATCCGGCAGGTCTTCACCGGACAGTTCCGCAGTGTGGGGCCGGACGTGCAACTGACGCTGGACGGCGCCCAGAGCGGCCTGCTGCCCCCACCGAACCTGCCCGAGAGCGTCGTGGCGCGGGTGCGTGCGGCGGCCACTCCACTGGGGGCCACGCAGGTGACGCCGGTCGTGACGCTCCTCAAACAGGCCCTCGATCCCACGCAGAGTGCCGTGTACTACGGGCTGCCCGCAGCGCAGGGCATCGGCGCCCTGTTCGAGGGCCTGCAGGCCGCACAGGGCCGGGTGCTGGCCGCCGCCGACGAGGGGCAGCCGGTCGCCGTGCTGGGCCAGAGTGCGGCGCGCAATGCCGGGGCGAGGGTGGGCGGCACGGTGGACGTGCTGGGCACGGCCGTCCGTGTCGTGGGCATTCTGGAGGGCGGCCACGGCCTGAACGACACCTTCACCTTCCTGCCCCTTCGCACCCTGCAACGGCTGTCTGGCGCGCCAGGTCAGGTGTCGCTGGTGGCCGTGACCCTGCGCAATCCGGGCCGGGCCGCGCCGGTCGCCGCGACGCTCGCCCACACGCTGAAGCTGGAGGGACAGACGCGCGGGGACGTGCTCGCGGTCATCAACCGGGCGCTGCGCGTGACGGACGCCGCCCGCATCGGCATCTCCGTCGTGGCGCTGATCGTGGGCGGGCTGGCCGTGGCGAACACGGTCGCGATGGGCGTGTTCGAGCGGGTGCGGGAATTCGGCACGCTGCGCGCCATCGGCGCCCGCCCCGCGTTCGTGCGGGCGCTGGTGCTCACCGAGTCCGCGCTGCTCTCCCTCGCGGCCGGCGCGGCTGGCCTGCTGGTCGGTGTGGCCGGCAACGCGGGCGTGAACGCGTACACGCAGGACCTTGCGGGCATCGATGCGGCGTCCCTCACCCCTGCGCTGGCGCTGGTGGCGCTGGGCGTGAGCCTGGGCCTGGGCCTGCTCGCCGCCCTGATTCCTGCGCGCAGCGCGGCCCGCCTGCCGGTGGTCGAGGCCCTGAGCCGCCTCTGA
- a CDS encoding urease subunit beta produces MQLTERERDKLLIHAAASLARDRRERGLKLNHPEAVALITAAVLEGIREGRRVEDLMGWGATILSADDVMDGIPELIHDIQVEGTFPDGTKLVTIHDPIRGGRSQLVPGEYVLDDGEIELNAGRPVTPLTVANRADRPIQVGSHFHFFEVNAGLHFDRAAAYGQRLNIPAGTAVRFEPGEEKAIELVPLGGTREVYGMNALVSGELDGAGMPEVALQRARAQGFGGAE; encoded by the coding sequence ATGCAACTCACCGAACGCGAACGCGACAAACTGCTGATCCATGCCGCCGCCAGCCTCGCCCGCGACCGGCGGGAACGCGGCCTTAAGCTCAACCACCCCGAGGCGGTCGCCTTGATCACGGCCGCCGTCCTCGAAGGCATCCGCGAGGGCCGCCGCGTGGAGGACCTGATGGGCTGGGGCGCGACCATCCTCAGTGCCGACGACGTCATGGACGGCATCCCTGAACTCATCCACGACATCCAGGTCGAGGGCACCTTTCCGGACGGCACCAAACTCGTCACCATCCACGACCCTATCCGGGGAGGCCGCAGTCAGCTGGTGCCCGGCGAATACGTCCTGGATGACGGCGAGATCGAGCTGAACGCCGGACGCCCCGTGACCCCGCTCACGGTCGCCAACCGCGCCGACCGGCCCATTCAGGTCGGCAGCCACTTCCACTTCTTCGAGGTGAATGCCGGCCTGCACTTCGACCGCGCCGCCGCCTACGGCCAGCGCCTGAACATCCCCGCCGGAACCGCCGTGCGCTTCGAACCGGGCGAGGAGAAGGCCATCGAACTCGTCCCCCTGGGCGGCACGCGCGAGGTGTACGGCATGAACGCCCTGGTGAGCGGCGAACTCGACGGCGCCGGCATGCCGGAGGTGGCGCTCCAGCGCGCCCGGGCACAGGGCTTCGGGGGAGCGGAATGA
- the ureG gene encoding urease accessory protein UreG, which translates to MTLPSTPLRIGVGGPVGSGKTALLEALCRALRDRYELAVITNDIYTFEDQRILTQAAALPAGRIRGVQTGGCPHTAIREDASLNQEAAEALTAEYPGLELLFIESGGDNLASSFSPELVDAWIFVLDVSGGEKVPRKGGPGIRSSDLLVINKTDLAPLVGANLSVMDADARAGRTAGSELRPYVFTNLKSGDGLTDVIAWIEHDLLFRDVNPPRIGLRPEPV; encoded by the coding sequence ATGACCCTTCCCTCGACGCCCCTGCGGATCGGCGTGGGCGGCCCGGTGGGCAGCGGCAAGACGGCGCTACTCGAAGCGCTGTGCCGCGCCCTGCGTGACCGCTACGAACTGGCCGTGATCACCAACGACATCTATACCTTCGAGGATCAGCGGATCCTGACCCAGGCGGCCGCGCTGCCCGCCGGGCGTATCCGGGGCGTGCAGACCGGCGGCTGTCCACACACCGCGATCCGCGAGGACGCCTCCCTGAACCAGGAAGCGGCCGAGGCGCTGACCGCCGAGTATCCGGGCCTGGAACTGCTGTTCATCGAGTCCGGCGGCGACAACCTGGCGTCGAGCTTCTCACCGGAACTGGTGGACGCGTGGATCTTCGTGCTGGACGTGTCCGGCGGCGAGAAGGTGCCGCGCAAGGGTGGCCCCGGCATCCGTTCCAGCGACCTGCTGGTCATCAACAAGACCGATCTGGCCCCGCTGGTCGGCGCGAACCTGAGCGTCATGGACGCCGACGCGCGGGCCGGACGCACGGCCGGGAGTGAGCTGCGGCCCTACGTGTTCACGAACTTGAAGAGCGGCGACGGTCTGACCGATGTGATCGCGTGGATCGAACACGACCTGCTGTTCCGGGACGTGAACCCGCCCCGGATCGGCCTGCGCCCGGAGCCGGTCTGA
- a CDS encoding hydrogenase maturation nickel metallochaperone HypA — MLMHEASIALSLIEVASEVLAEHSGARARSLTVRVGAWSSVVPEALQAAFPACAQGTRLEGARLKVIRVPGVGECPNHGPVTLDVTRGLRCPHCDAPTPRLVQGDELELDELELEGT, encoded by the coding sequence ATGCTGATGCATGAGGCCTCCATTGCCCTGTCCTTGATCGAGGTGGCCTCTGAGGTGCTCGCCGAGCACAGTGGAGCGCGTGCCCGGTCATTGACCGTGCGGGTGGGAGCGTGGTCGAGCGTGGTACCGGAAGCCCTGCAGGCCGCGTTTCCCGCCTGCGCGCAGGGCACCCGGCTGGAGGGGGCGCGCCTGAAGGTCATCCGGGTACCCGGGGTGGGCGAGTGTCCGAACCATGGGCCGGTCACGCTGGACGTGACGCGCGGCCTGCGCTGTCCCCACTGTGACGCGCCCACGCCGAGGCTCGTGCAGGGCGACGAACTCGAACTCGATGAGCTGGAACTGGAGGGCACATGA
- the hypB gene encoding hydrogenase nickel incorporation protein HypB, giving the protein MTITPPRIVSVRQNILKANDHTAAENRATFQAAGVRAINLASSPGAGKTALLERTLRDLAGGLRMGVAVGDLATENDAARLRRWGSPAEQIVTGTICHLDAGMVQRVLPRFDLGALDVLFLENVGNLVCPSSYDLGEAARAVLISTTEGEDKPLKYPTMFNTADVVVITKMDLADAVDFDRELCRENIDRARPGVPVIELSSRSGAGLEAWFAFVRGGTP; this is encoded by the coding sequence ATGACGATCACACCGCCCCGGATCGTGAGCGTCCGGCAGAACATCCTGAAAGCGAACGACCATACCGCCGCCGAGAACCGCGCCACCTTCCAGGCCGCCGGCGTGCGCGCCATCAACCTCGCGAGCAGTCCCGGTGCGGGCAAGACGGCGCTGCTGGAACGGACCCTGCGCGACCTCGCGGGCGGCCTGCGCATGGGCGTGGCCGTGGGCGACCTCGCCACCGAGAACGACGCGGCGCGGCTGCGGCGGTGGGGCTCACCGGCCGAGCAGATCGTCACGGGCACCATCTGCCACCTGGACGCAGGCATGGTGCAGAGGGTGCTGCCACGCTTCGACCTGGGGGCGCTGGACGTGCTGTTCCTGGAGAACGTCGGCAACCTCGTGTGCCCCAGTTCCTACGACCTGGGCGAGGCTGCCCGCGCGGTGCTGATCAGCACCACCGAGGGCGAGGACAAGCCCCTGAAGTACCCGACCATGTTCAACACGGCCGATGTCGTGGTGATCACGAAGATGGATCTGGCGGACGCCGTGGACTTCGATCGGGAGCTGTGCCGTGAGAACATCGACCGGGCGCGGCCCGGTGTGCCGGTCATCGAACTCAGCAGCCGCAGCGGGGCCGGACTGGAGGCGTGGTTCGCGTTCGTGCGGGGCGGCACCCCTTGA
- the urtA gene encoding urea ABC transporter substrate-binding protein — MSKLRSVCTTALSFTLLAASTASAQSTVKVGVLHSLTGTMAISEITVANAAQLAIDEINAAGGVMGKKVEVVKEDGASDWPTFATKAEKLLTQDKVATVFGGWTSASRKSMLPVFEKNGGLLFYPVQFEGNECSPNIIYTGAQPNQQALPALEWALSKGYKKIFLLGSDYVYPRTANLILKKHITDMKATLSGEEYVALGGTEFSSVINKIKAAKPDVIINTLNGDSNVSFFKQYQAAGYSAKTLPVISFSIAEQEAQAIGTQLLDGQYATWNYFQSLPNAANKKFVAAYQAKYGAKAAITDPMAHAYMDVYLWKAAVEKAKSFDPMAVRKAIVGISVDSPLGKITVDPNGSLTQAVYTGMSGAGGQFKVVAQSKGVVAPQPYDKLAFPGKTCP, encoded by the coding sequence ATGAGCAAGCTCCGTTCTGTCTGCACCACCGCCCTGAGCTTTACCCTCCTCGCCGCCAGCACCGCCAGCGCCCAGAGCACCGTCAAGGTCGGCGTGCTGCACTCGCTGACCGGCACCATGGCCATCAGTGAAATTACCGTGGCCAACGCCGCGCAGCTCGCCATCGACGAGATCAACGCGGCGGGCGGCGTCATGGGCAAGAAGGTCGAGGTCGTCAAGGAAGACGGCGCCAGCGACTGGCCCACCTTCGCCACCAAGGCCGAGAAGCTCCTCACGCAGGACAAGGTCGCCACCGTGTTCGGCGGGTGGACCAGCGCCAGCCGCAAATCCATGCTGCCGGTGTTCGAGAAGAACGGCGGCCTGCTGTTCTACCCGGTGCAGTTCGAGGGCAACGAATGCAGCCCGAACATCATCTACACCGGCGCGCAGCCCAACCAGCAGGCCCTGCCCGCACTGGAGTGGGCGCTGAGCAAGGGCTACAAGAAGATCTTCCTGCTGGGCAGCGACTACGTGTACCCGCGCACCGCGAACCTGATCCTGAAAAAGCACATCACCGACATGAAGGCCACCCTCTCCGGCGAGGAGTACGTCGCGCTGGGCGGCACCGAATTTTCCAGCGTCATCAACAAGATCAAGGCCGCCAAGCCGGACGTGATCATCAACACCCTGAACGGCGACAGCAACGTGTCGTTCTTCAAGCAGTACCAGGCCGCCGGGTACAGCGCCAAGACGCTGCCGGTGATCTCGTTCAGCATCGCCGAGCAGGAAGCGCAGGCCATCGGCACACAGCTCCTCGACGGGCAGTACGCCACCTGGAACTACTTCCAGAGCCTGCCGAACGCCGCGAACAAGAAGTTCGTCGCCGCTTACCAGGCCAAGTACGGCGCGAAGGCCGCCATCACCGACCCCATGGCCCACGCGTACATGGACGTGTACCTGTGGAAGGCCGCCGTCGAGAAAGCCAAGTCCTTCGACCCCATGGCCGTGCGCAAGGCCATCGTGGGCATCAGCGTGGACAGCCCGCTGGGCAAGATCACGGTCGATCCGAACGGCAGCCTCACCCAGGCCGTATACACCGGCATGTCCGGCGCGGGCGGGCAGTTCAAGGTCGTTGCGCAGAGCAAGGGCGTGGTCGCGCCGCAGCCCTACGACAAGCTCGCCTTCCCCGGCAAGACCTGCCCCTGA
- a CDS encoding urease accessory protein UreF, producing MSALLRLLHLADSAFPTGAYAFSDGLETLTQRDDPGGAVRSAADLTAFLAGQLTHGWGQQDVPACALAWNADVDALAELDALLDDLKLVVGPRGASKRVGANLRRAAAHVWPEVLAAVPSTRHHATTFGALAYALRVSRSDAVTAFVSSWLLGRATSATRLMRLGGLEAQRCASACEPQARTCIHGALSATTDDLCTFTPLLDLAASAQPTLDERLFQT from the coding sequence ATGAGCGCCCTGCTGCGTCTGCTGCACCTCGCCGACTCCGCCTTCCCGACGGGCGCGTACGCTTTCAGCGACGGCCTGGAGACCCTGACCCAGCGTGACGATCCGGGCGGCGCGGTCCGCTCCGCTGCCGACCTGACCGCGTTCCTGGCCGGGCAACTCACGCATGGCTGGGGGCAGCAGGACGTTCCTGCCTGCGCCCTGGCCTGGAACGCCGACGTCGACGCCCTGGCCGAGCTGGACGCGCTGCTCGACGACCTGAAACTGGTTGTTGGGCCGCGCGGCGCGAGCAAGCGCGTGGGCGCGAACCTGCGCCGGGCCGCCGCGCACGTCTGGCCGGAGGTGTTGGCCGCCGTACCATCCACCCGTCACCACGCCACCACCTTCGGCGCGCTCGCCTACGCGCTGCGAGTATCCCGCAGCGACGCGGTGACGGCCTTCGTGAGCAGCTGGCTGCTCGGCCGCGCCACCTCGGCCACCCGCCTGATGCGGCTGGGCGGCCTGGAAGCCCAGCGCTGCGCCTCTGCCTGTGAGCCTCAGGCAAGAACCTGCATTCACGGCGCGCTGAGCGCCACCACCGACGACCTGTGCACCTTCACGCCGCTCCTCGACCTCGCCGCCAGCGCGCAGCCCACGCTGGACGAGCGGCTGTTCCAGACCTGA
- the ureC gene encoding urease subunit alpha yields MKVSRRQYADLYGPTVGDRVRLGDTNLLIEVEQDYTTYGEEVKFGGGKVIRDGLGQSSTATRSDPNVPDLVITNALILDHWGVVKADVGVKNGRITAIGKAGNPGTQDGVTQGLTIGASTEIVAGEGHILTAGGVDTHIHFIAPQQCWTALESGVTTMIGGGTGPTAGTSATTCTPGEWHIHRMLESLAGLPLNFGLLGKGNASTQAPLAEQIRAGALGLKLHEDWGTTPAAIHAALSVADDFDVQVAIHTDTLNESGFVEDSIRAFAGRTIHTFHTEGAGGGHAPDIIKVAGLPNVLPSSTNPTMPFTVNTIHEHLDMLMVCHHLSPRIPEDVSFAESRIRPETIAAEDVLHDLGVFSMMSSDSQAMGRVGEVITRTWQAAHKMKLQRGPLAIPGLGTDARADNLRARRYVAKYTINPAVAHGIAHEVGSVEVGKLADLVLWKPAFFGAKTALVIKGGFVVAAQMGDANASIPTPQPVYPRPMFAAHGGGPDATCLHFVSQVSLTEGNLPDVGRRYSAVSHTRDIGKKDMLLNAGTPEIDVNPETYEVRVNGEIVTCEPLDELPLAQRYFLF; encoded by the coding sequence ATGAAGGTCAGCCGCCGCCAGTACGCCGATCTGTACGGCCCGACGGTGGGCGACCGCGTGCGCCTGGGAGACACGAACCTGCTGATCGAGGTGGAGCAGGACTACACCACCTACGGCGAGGAGGTGAAGTTCGGCGGCGGCAAGGTCATCCGCGACGGCCTGGGCCAGAGCAGCACGGCCACCCGCTCAGATCCGAATGTGCCGGACCTGGTCATCACGAACGCCCTGATCCTGGATCACTGGGGCGTGGTCAAGGCGGACGTGGGCGTCAAGAATGGCCGGATCACCGCCATCGGCAAGGCCGGGAATCCCGGCACGCAGGACGGCGTGACCCAGGGCCTGACCATCGGCGCGAGCACCGAGATCGTGGCGGGCGAGGGGCACATCCTCACGGCGGGCGGCGTGGACACGCACATCCACTTCATCGCGCCGCAGCAGTGCTGGACGGCACTGGAATCCGGTGTGACGACCATGATCGGTGGCGGCACCGGCCCCACGGCGGGCACCTCGGCCACGACGTGCACGCCGGGCGAATGGCACATCCACCGCATGCTGGAATCCCTCGCGGGCCTGCCGCTGAACTTCGGCCTGCTCGGCAAGGGGAACGCCAGCACGCAGGCGCCGCTGGCCGAACAGATCCGCGCCGGGGCACTGGGCCTCAAGCTCCATGAGGACTGGGGCACCACGCCGGCCGCCATCCACGCGGCCCTGAGCGTGGCCGACGACTTCGACGTGCAGGTCGCCATCCACACCGACACCCTGAACGAATCCGGCTTTGTCGAGGACTCCATCCGCGCCTTCGCGGGCCGCACCATCCACACCTTCCATACCGAGGGGGCGGGCGGCGGGCACGCGCCGGACATCATCAAGGTGGCGGGCCTGCCGAACGTGCTGCCCAGCTCCACCAACCCCACCATGCCCTTCACAGTCAACACCATCCACGAGCACCTGGACATGCTGATGGTCTGCCACCACCTCTCCCCCCGCATTCCCGAGGACGTGAGCTTCGCCGAGAGCCGCATCCGCCCCGAAACGATCGCCGCCGAGGACGTGCTGCACGATCTGGGCGTGTTCTCGATGATGAGCAGCGACTCGCAGGCGATGGGCCGGGTGGGTGAGGTGATCACCCGCACGTGGCAGGCCGCGCACAAGATGAAGCTCCAGCGCGGCCCCCTGGCCATCCCCGGCCTGGGCACCGACGCCCGTGCCGACAACCTGCGCGCCCGCCGCTACGTCGCCAAGTACACCATCAACCCGGCCGTCGCCCACGGCATCGCGCACGAGGTCGGCAGCGTCGAGGTCGGGAAGCTTGCGGACCTCGTGCTGTGGAAGCCTGCCTTCTTCGGCGCGAAGACCGCGCTGGTCATCAAGGGCGGCTTCGTGGTGGCCGCGCAGATGGGCGACGCGAACGCCAGCATTCCCACCCCGCAGCCGGTGTACCCCCGCCCGATGTTCGCCGCCCACGGGGGAGGCCCGGACGCCACCTGCCTGCACTTCGTGTCGCAGGTCAGCCTGACGGAAGGGAACCTTCCCGACGTGGGCCGCCGCTACAGCGCCGTGAGCCACACCCGCGATATCGGCAAGAAGGACATGCTCCTGAACGCCGGAACGCCAGAGATCGACGTGAACCCCGAGACCTATGAAGTGCGCGTCAATGGCGAGATCGTCACCTGTGAGCCGCTGGACGAGCTGCCGCTCGCGCAGCGGTACTTCCTGTTCTGA
- a CDS encoding urease accessory protein UreD, which yields MDRTRPAVPGREPAPDRPAPGAGLSTLLARTRTGVLHLHFGERRGQTVLLRDTQKAPLMVIRPFTLPCGTLMVFIVNPTGGLLGGDHSEVRVTVDGGARVLILTQSATRVQPSPDGQAATQDIQFKVAAGGRLEYHPERTIPFAGSAYRQMLRAELDDGAQFGLTETLASGRVQAGERLAFASFESRVQVMVAGRRVFLDRQRLVPGEVTRAPGVWGDLDYQASGVFVGAGVVADWPAVPGQLATGFTAGGAVWLRGAAARGPQLDRAVVEARDALRRQLWNAPPLQIRR from the coding sequence GTGGATCGAACACGACCTGCTGTTCCGGGACGTGAACCCGCCCCGGATCGGCCTGCGCCCGGAGCCGGTCTGAGCACCCTGCTGGCCCGCACCCGCACCGGCGTCCTGCACCTGCACTTCGGTGAGCGTCGCGGCCAGACCGTCCTGCTGCGCGACACCCAGAAAGCGCCCTTGATGGTCATCCGGCCCTTTACGCTGCCGTGCGGCACGCTGATGGTCTTTATCGTGAATCCCACGGGCGGCCTGCTGGGTGGCGATCACAGCGAGGTCCGCGTGACCGTGGACGGCGGCGCACGGGTGCTGATCCTCACGCAGTCCGCCACGCGCGTGCAGCCCTCACCGGATGGGCAGGCCGCCACGCAGGACATTCAGTTCAAAGTGGCGGCCGGTGGACGGCTGGAGTACCACCCGGAACGGACGATCCCCTTCGCTGGAAGTGCCTACAGGCAGATGCTGCGCGCCGAGCTGGACGACGGCGCGCAGTTCGGACTGACCGAGACGCTCGCCAGCGGCCGGGTGCAGGCCGGGGAGCGGCTGGCGTTCGCGTCGTTCGAGAGCCGGGTGCAGGTGATGGTCGCGGGGCGGCGCGTCTTCCTGGATCGGCAGCGCCTTGTTCCCGGCGAGGTCACGCGGGCGCCGGGCGTGTGGGGCGACCTCGATTACCAGGCGTCTGGGGTGTTCGTCGGCGCGGGTGTGGTGGCCGACTGGCCTGCGGTGCCGGGACAGCTGGCCACCGGCTTCACTGCGGGCGGCGCGGTGTGGCTGCGGGGGGCGGCGGCGCGCGGCCCCCAGCTCGACCGGGCCGTAGTAGAGGCGCGGGACGCGCTGCGGCGACAGCTGTGGAACGCGCCTCCCCTCCAGATCCGGCGCTGA
- a CDS encoding urease accessory protein UreE, with product MTNLSGLRRSILATQTTPQRPEGRQVAVFMTAVDRRRVRRRLHAPDGVEVRLALPTGTVLTPGTVLAVQDGVSYVVEAAPEDVAVLRPRSMTEAVAVAHAVGNLHRDFIPADEAGVFLALWDAPLELLLTRQGVPFTREERPFHGRPGWEHEG from the coding sequence TTGACGAACCTGTCCGGTCTGCGCCGCTCCATCCTGGCCACCCAGACCACGCCCCAGCGGCCGGAGGGCCGTCAGGTCGCCGTGTTCATGACGGCCGTGGACCGCCGCCGGGTGCGCCGCCGCCTGCACGCGCCGGACGGCGTGGAGGTGCGGCTGGCCCTGCCGACTGGAACGGTGCTCACGCCAGGCACCGTGCTGGCCGTGCAGGACGGCGTGAGCTACGTGGTGGAGGCCGCGCCCGAGGACGTGGCGGTCCTCCGCCCGCGCTCCATGACGGAGGCAGTCGCCGTGGCGCACGCCGTCGGGAACCTGCACCGGGACTTCATCCCGGCCGACGAGGCCGGCGTGTTCCTTGCCCTGTGGGACGCGCCGCTGGAACTGCTGCTCACGCGCCAGGGTGTGCCCTTCACGCGGGAGGAGCGGCCCTTCCACGGCCGTCCCGGCTGGGAGCATGAAGGATGA